The following proteins are co-located in the Labrys monachus genome:
- a CDS encoding ABC transporter substrate-binding protein produces the protein MLRRTLLMAAASAACLTLAPLAARADSLVDEAKAVVAKATGRADKWDGPTTGPKAVGKKTIVYVAGDMRNGGILGVSQGVKEAAGVIGWTYREIDGQGTVSGQAAALSQAVALKPDAIIVGGSDAVEQKAGIEDAAKQGITLVGWHAGAKPGPLDGVPIFANITTDAMQVAKVAAMKAIADSDGKAGVVIFADSTYAIAIAKGRAMEAEIKKCTGCSVLAFEDTPLSDVSTRIPQLTTTLLQQNGAKWTHSLAINDLYYDFMPPALSAAGIAGDGDPQNISAGDGSEAAYQRIRARDHQAGTVPEPLAMQGWQIVDELNRAFSGQKWSGYVPGVHLVTPDNIAFDGGPKNVFDPDNGYRDAYKKIWGVQ, from the coding sequence ATGTTGAGACGTACCCTTCTGATGGCGGCTGCCAGCGCCGCATGCCTGACGCTGGCGCCACTGGCCGCCCGCGCCGACTCCCTGGTCGACGAGGCGAAGGCCGTGGTCGCCAAGGCGACGGGGCGCGCCGACAAATGGGACGGCCCCACCACCGGCCCGAAGGCGGTCGGCAAGAAGACGATCGTCTATGTCGCCGGCGACATGCGCAACGGCGGCATTCTCGGCGTCTCCCAGGGCGTCAAGGAGGCGGCCGGCGTCATCGGCTGGACCTATCGCGAGATCGACGGGCAGGGCACCGTGTCCGGCCAGGCCGCGGCGCTGAGCCAGGCGGTGGCGCTGAAGCCCGACGCGATCATCGTCGGCGGCAGCGACGCGGTGGAGCAGAAGGCGGGCATCGAGGATGCCGCCAAGCAGGGCATCACCCTGGTCGGCTGGCATGCCGGCGCCAAGCCCGGCCCGCTCGACGGCGTGCCGATCTTCGCCAACATCACCACGGACGCCATGCAGGTGGCGAAGGTGGCGGCGATGAAGGCGATCGCCGATTCCGACGGCAAGGCCGGCGTGGTGATCTTCGCCGATTCCACCTACGCCATCGCCATCGCCAAGGGCCGCGCGATGGAAGCCGAGATCAAGAAATGCACCGGCTGCTCCGTGCTGGCCTTCGAGGACACGCCGCTCTCCGACGTCTCCACCCGCATCCCGCAGCTCACGACGACGCTGCTGCAGCAGAACGGCGCCAAATGGACCCATTCGCTCGCCATCAACGACCTCTATTATGACTTCATGCCGCCGGCGCTCTCGGCGGCCGGCATCGCCGGCGACGGCGATCCGCAGAACATCTCGGCCGGCGACGGCTCGGAAGCCGCCTATCAGCGCATCCGCGCTAGAGATCACCAGGCGGGCACGGTGCCGGAGCCGCTGGCGATGCAGGGCTGGCAGATCGTCGACGAGCTCAACCGCGCCTTCTCCGGCCAGAAATGGTCAGGCTACGTGCCCGGCGTCCATCTGGTGACGCCCGACAACATCGCCTTCGACGGCGGACCGAAGAACGTCTTCGATCCCGACAACGGCTATCGCGACGCCTATAAGAAGATCTGGGGCGTGCAATAG
- a CDS encoding ABC transporter permease — MSTNSIKSDALEPTRGELKNASAGERLLRRLPVYGLPILTLVLIVLFSAILPQTFPTMLNVRSIVMDKAIIAMLSLAAMIPMAAGKIDLTVGYGIVLWHILAISLQTMLGLPWEAAVVIVIVLGGLIGLLNGVLVEVARIDSFIATLGTGTVLYAIALCHTGGRQVVGTLPQGFLALNGTMVFGLPISGFYVLGLAILLWLILEHLPIGRYLYAIGANPKAAALNGIPVQRFTVGAFIASGALTAVAGVLLASKLRIGQASVGLEYLLPALVGAFLGSTTIKPGRVNVWGTMFGVAILAVGIAGIQQFGGSFWVEPLFNGVTLLIAIGIAGYAQRRRGSVLKNFKKTGA; from the coding sequence ATGTCGACGAACTCGATCAAATCCGACGCGCTGGAGCCGACGCGCGGCGAGCTGAAGAACGCCTCGGCCGGGGAGCGCCTGCTCCGGCGGCTGCCGGTCTACGGCCTGCCGATCCTGACGCTGGTGCTGATCGTGCTGTTCTCGGCGATCCTGCCCCAGACCTTCCCGACCATGCTGAACGTGCGTTCCATCGTCATGGACAAGGCGATCATCGCCATGCTGTCGCTGGCGGCGATGATCCCGATGGCGGCCGGCAAGATCGACCTCACCGTCGGCTACGGCATCGTGCTCTGGCACATCCTCGCCATCAGCCTGCAGACCATGCTCGGCCTGCCCTGGGAAGCCGCCGTGGTCATCGTCATCGTGCTCGGCGGGCTGATCGGCCTCCTCAACGGCGTGCTGGTCGAGGTGGCGCGGATCGACAGCTTCATCGCTACCCTCGGCACCGGCACGGTGCTCTACGCCATCGCGCTCTGCCATACCGGCGGGCGGCAGGTGGTCGGCACCCTGCCGCAGGGCTTCCTGGCGCTCAACGGCACCATGGTTTTCGGCCTGCCGATCAGCGGCTTCTACGTGCTGGGGCTCGCCATCCTGCTGTGGCTGATCCTCGAGCATCTGCCGATCGGCCGCTATCTCTACGCCATCGGCGCCAATCCCAAGGCGGCGGCGCTGAACGGCATTCCCGTGCAGCGCTTCACCGTCGGCGCCTTCATCGCCTCGGGCGCCCTGACGGCGGTGGCCGGCGTCCTGCTCGCCTCCAAGCTGCGCATCGGCCAGGCCAGCGTCGGCCTCGAATATCTGCTGCCGGCCCTGGTCGGCGCCTTCCTCGGCTCGACCACCATCAAGCCCGGCCGCGTCAATGTGTGGGGCACGATGTTCGGCGTCGCCATCCTCGCCGTCGGCATCGCCGGCATCCAGCAGTTCGGCGGCTCGTTCTGGGTGGAGCCGCTGTTCAACGGCGTCACTTTGCTCATCGCCATCGGTATTGCGGGCTATGCCCAGCGGCGCCGCGGCTCGGTACTCAAGAACTTCAAGAAGACGGGCGCCTGA